One Anthonomus grandis grandis chromosome 15, icAntGran1.3, whole genome shotgun sequence DNA segment encodes these proteins:
- the LOC126745221 gene encoding ras-related protein Rab-7a, with the protein MASNKKVLLKVIILGDSSVGKTSLMNQYVNRKFSNQYKATIGADFLTKEVTIDDKTVTMQIWDTAGQERFQSLGVAFYRGADCCVLVFDVTAPNTFKSLDSWRDEFLIQASPREPDNFPFVLLANKVDLEPKAISPKRAAQWCQSKNNIPYFETSAKEGLNVEQAFLAIAKNALAQQNQTIDLYNEFPGTLNLNETHHRPIGGSDSCSC; encoded by the exons ATGGCTTCCAATAAGAAAGTGCTACTTAAAGTGATCATCCTCGGAGACTCCAGTGTCGGTAAAACTTCTTTGATGAATCAATATGTGAACCGAAAGTTTTCCAATCAGTATAAGGCCACTATCGGGGCTGACTTTTTAACCAAAGAAGTTACCATCGATGATAA GACTGTAACAATGCAAATTTGGGATACAGCGGGACAAGAGAGGTTTCAGTCGTTAGGAGTTGCCTTTTATAGAGGGGCAGATTGTTGTGTTTTAg tgTTTGATGTGACTGCGCCAAACACCTTCAAATCCCTGGACAGTTGGCGGGACGAGTTCCTCATCCAGGCCTCGCCAAGGGAACCGGATAATTTCCCATTCGTTTTGCTAGCGAACAAGGTCGACTTGGAACCGAAAGCCATAAGTCCCAAGAGGGCGGCACAGTGGTGCCAGAGCAAGAATAATATTCCTTACTTTGAAACCTCCGCCAAAG aGGGTTTGAACGTGGAACAGGCCTTCCTAGCGATCGCCAAAAACGCCCTCGCCCAACAAAACCAGACTATTGATCTCTACAACGAATTCCCGGGTACTCTCAACTTGAACGAGACCCACCATCGGCCAATTGGCGGTTCCGATTCTTGCTCGTGCTAG
- the LOC126745223 gene encoding gamma-aminobutyric acid receptor-associated protein, whose translation MRFVYKEEYPFEKRKIEGEKIRRKYPDRVPVIVERAPQAKIGDVDKKKYLVPSDLTVGQFYFLIRKRIHLRPEDALFFFVNNVIPPTSATMGSLYQEHHEEDFFLYIAYSDENVYGQ comes from the exons ATGCGTTTCGTATACAAAGAAGAGTATCCCTtcgaaaaaaggaaaatcgAAGGGGAGAAAATCAGAAGGAAATACCCGGACAGGGTGCCA gtgATTGTCGAAAGGGCACCCCAAGCAAAAATTGGGGATGTCGACAAGAAAAAGTACCTGGTCCCGTCTGACTTGACGGTGGGCCAGTTCTACTTCTTAATCAGAAAGAGGATCCATTTGAGACCCGAAGACGCTCTGTTCTTCTTTGTTAACAATGTGATTCCTCCTACATCTGCTACTATGGGCTCCCTATACCAA GAACATCACGAAGAGGATTTCTTCCTATACATTGCCTATTCTGACGAGAACGTTTATGGACAGTAA
- the LOC126745220 gene encoding uncharacterized protein LOC126745220, which yields MFNFTETIIARRVWKVFRFLSMQQQTPPELHHCTLYVKKFGTDNETTVLNYICYGKQICCERANGCCPLHKINSSYFNYWCFWLIILGGIFICYFLVWLCKKFGKEYQTTLEHNEENCDNPRGLRSVQYVHRVDRFLEDLIQNCRTRLASQRHTVENLDEVKVDRLAPPPEYKDALNMPKPEANETVPQSSSERDSNSVVNVSESEVVPTYEDAIKKL from the exons atgtttaatttcaCCGAAACGATAATCGCGCGCAGAGTTTGGAAAGTGTTTCGGTTCTTGTCGATGCAACAGCAGACGCCCCCCGAACTGCACCATTGCACCCTTTACGTGAAAAAATTCGGTACTGATAACGAAACGACCGTCCTGAACTACATTTGTTATGGGAAACAGATTTGTTGCGAACGAGCAAACGGATGTTGTCCTTTGCATAAGATCAATAGTTCTTATTTTAACTATTGGTGCTTCTG GTTGATAATCCTAGGTGGAATATTCATTTGCTACTTCCTGGTTTGGCTTTGCAAAAAGTTCGGCAAAGAGTATCAAACTACTCTGGAGCATAATGAAGAGAACTGCGATAACCCCCGTGGCCTAAGATCGGTTCAGTACGTCCACAGGGTGGATCGTTTCCTGGAAGATCTAATTCAGAACTGCAGGACTC GTTTAGCCAGTCAAAGGCACACAGTAGAAAATTTGGACGAAGTTAAAGTGGATAGGCTAGCACCGCCTCCGGAATATAAGGATGCCCTTAATATGCCCAAGCCCGAGGCAAATGAAACAGTACCACAGTCGAGTTCTGAACGGGATAGCAATTCGGTTGTAAACGTTAGTGAGAGTGAAGTGGTACCGACCTACGAGGACGCAATAAAGAAACTTTAG
- the LOC126745218 gene encoding synaptosomal-associated protein 29, whose protein sequence is MSGHNYIKSTNPFDDDFQDDVDDETFLKNSRRPPPSSSSFDAQVQSFQERRRQIEENTIRSTQQSLSVLRDSEQIGIATAEELLRQREKLERTDKQLDDINNTLRFSQKHINGIKSVFSSLKNYMSGRSEKSPTTSSSTPSTVRESTSNPNLENKLQSYDRYEGHPTTRLRGEDYESTQTYSSGSKDFSAKLDANLQEMCDNITRLKGLAGDLGEEIDSQNDLLDRINDKTDRADLNIQRQNKEMMKILKK, encoded by the exons ATGTCAGGTCATAATTACATAAAATCAACGAACCCCTTCGATGACGATTTTCAGGATGATGTGGACGACGAGACCTTCCTGAAGAACTCCAGAAGGCCTCCGCCTTCCTCCAGTAGCTTCGACGCGCAG GTTCAAAGTTTCCAAGAACGTCGCAGACAGATCGAAGAAAACACCATAAGAAGCACCCAGCAGAGTTTAAGTGTCCTAAGGGATTCCGAGCAAATCGGCATAGCGACTGCAGAAGAATTACTGAGGCAAAGGGAGAAGCTCGAGAGAACCGATAAGCAATTGGACGATATTAACAACACACTCAGGTTCTCTCAAAAACACATTAATGGGATCAAGTCCGTTTTTAGTAGCTTGAAGAACTATATGTCCGGGCGGAGTGAGAAGAGTCCCACTACGTCTAGTTCCACTCCAAGTACCGTGAGG GAGTCAACGTCAAACCCTAATctagaaaataaattacaatcgTATGACCGTTACGAGGGACATCCTACAACGAGACTACGAGGGGAGGACTACGAATCTACACAAACTTACTCTTCGGGTAGTAAAGACTTTAGTGCAAAATTAGATGCCAATTTACAAGAGATGTGCGATAATATTACCAG GTTGAAGGGATTAGCGGGCGATTTGGGGGAAGAAATCGATTCTCAAAACGACTTATTGGATCGGATTAACGATAAGACTGATAGGGCCGACCTGAACATACAAAGGCAAAACAAGGAGATgatgaaaatacttaaaaaatga
- the LOC126745219 gene encoding transcription initiation factor TFIID subunit 9 — protein MADKEKSEKPKPSQPKHIPKDGQVVLAIMKEMGITEYEPKTIVQLTEFVYRYATSVLQEARMYANNSNKRTLDIDDIRLAIELSAESSFTTPPPREVVIECASAKNYTMLPSVKPHCGLRLPPDRYCLSSCNYTLKAAQKKMATTKTTFNPANPAMKMANKSNISFIRKQAPIGRQNVTIPKPTMKISSSPMTTVVKPKIQITQNVQIAAPSIPSSMQVDLNSLKRKREDDSDLMN, from the exons ATGGCTGataaagaaaaatcagaaaaacCGAAACCGTCCCAACCTAAACATATTCCAAAAGATGGCCAAGTGGTGCTAGCTATCATGAAAGAAATGGGAATAACAGAATATGAACCTAAAACTATAGTTCAATTAACGGAGTTTGTATATAGATATGCCACATCGGTTCTCCAAGAGGCGAGAATGTATGCCAACAATTCAAATAAAAGGACTTTGGATATCGATGATATTCGGTTGGCAATTGAATTGTCTGCCGAGTCTTCTTTCACTACTCCACCTCCTAGAGAG GTTGTAATAGAATGTGCCTCAGCTAAAAACTACACAATGCTGCCATCTGTAAAACCCCATTGTGGCTTAAGGTTACCACCGGACCGTTATTGTCTATCATCATGCAATTACACACTAAAAGCTGCACAGAAAAAGATGGCTACTACTAAAACAACTTTTAATCCAG CAAATCCAGCGATGAAGATGGCGAACaaatcaaatattagttttattaggAAGCAGGCACCGATCGGAAGGCAAAATGTCACCATTCCGAAGCCGACGATGAAAATCAGCAGCAGTCCAATGACGACAGTGGTCAAACCGAAAATTCAAATTACGCAGAACGTTCAAATTGCCGCCCCAAGTATTCCCAGTTCCATGCAAGTAGATCTGAACAGTTTAAAGAGAAAGAGAGAAGACGATTCTGATTTGATGAATTGA